From Corallococcus soli, a single genomic window includes:
- a CDS encoding DoxX family protein: MNVTMLNEQPSLLKSAALLPPRLSLGATMIQHGLAKLKKEGTEQHAGMFEQLGFKPGRPWVLATGITELVAGVSSILGIATRFTALSIIVTQAVAIAKVHGKNGFDITKGGYEFNVALIAIALGTLMRGPGRLSLHSALEQRVKRRELRHFRLLPRQRRGSVLLDALG; this comes from the coding sequence ATGAACGTGACGATGCTGAACGAACAACCGTCGCTCCTGAAGTCGGCCGCGTTGCTGCCGCCGCGTCTGTCATTGGGTGCGACGATGATCCAGCACGGCCTCGCGAAGCTGAAGAAGGAAGGCACCGAACAGCACGCGGGCATGTTCGAGCAGCTCGGGTTCAAGCCGGGGCGTCCGTGGGTGCTGGCCACCGGCATCACGGAGCTGGTGGCGGGGGTGAGCTCCATCCTGGGCATCGCGACGCGGTTCACGGCGCTCTCCATCATCGTGACGCAGGCGGTGGCCATCGCGAAGGTGCACGGGAAGAACGGCTTCGACATCACCAAGGGCGGGTACGAGTTCAACGTGGCGCTCATCGCCATCGCCCTGGGGACGTTGATGCGCGGGCCGGGGCGGCTGTCGCTGCACAGCGCGCTGGAGCAGCGGGTGAAGCGCAGGGAGTTGAGGCACTTCCGGCTGTTGCCGCGTCAGCGCCGGGGCTCGGTGCTGCTCGACGCGCTGGGGTAG